One genomic segment of Mustelus asterias unplaced genomic scaffold, sMusAst1.hap1.1 HAP1_SCAFFOLD_241, whole genome shotgun sequence includes these proteins:
- the LOC144485868 gene encoding uncharacterized protein LOC144485868: MEKPWKCGDCGKGFNFSHQLETHRCNHTGERPFICLECGKVFAHSSSLQTHKRVHTGEWPFTCPECGKGFTSSSHLQTHKRVHSGEKPFTCSDCGKGFSESSNLLMHQRGHTGEKWFTCSECGKGFTQLSHLQTHERVHTGERPFICSECGKGFSNSSNLQRHQRVHTRERPFSCSECGKGFTDSSYLLIHQRVHTGERPFICPECGKRFPYASNLQKHRRLHTGERPFTCPNCGKTFTQSSHLQTHQRVHTGERPFTCSQCEKGFSNSSNLRAHQRVHTGERLFTCSDCGKGFTQSSKLLRHRRVHK; the protein is encoded by the coding sequence atggagaagccgtggaaatgtggagactgtggtaaaggattcaatttctCACAccaactggaaactcatcgatgtaatcacactggggagaggccgttcatttgcttggagtgtgggaaggtATTTGCTCATTCATCCTCCCTGCAGACACACaaacgagttcacacaggggagtggccattcacctgccctgagtgcgggaaaggattcacaagttcatcccacctgcagacacacaagcgagttcacagcggggagaagccattcacctgctccgattgtgggaagggattcagtgaatcATCCAACTTGCTGATGCACCAGCGAGGTCACACCGGTGAGAAATGGTTCACgtgttcagagtgtgggaagggattcactcagttatcccacctgcagacacacgagcgagttcacaccggggagaggccattcatctgctctgagtgtgggaaaggattcagtaattcatccaacctgcagaggcaccagcgagttcacaccagggagagaccgttcagctgctccgagtgtgggaagggattcactgattcatcctatctgctgatacatcagcgagttcacactggggagaggccgttcatctgccctGAGTGTGGGAAGCGTTTCCCTTATGCATCAAATCTGCAGAAACATCGACGattgcacactggggagagaccattcacctgcccaaATTGTGGgaaaacattcactcagtcatcccacctgcagacacatcagcgggttcacaccggagagagaccattcacctgctctcagtgtgagaaaggattcagtaattcatccaacctgcgggcacaccagcgagttcacactggggagagactgtttacctgctctgactgtgggaaaggattcactcagtcatcaaagctgctgagacaccggcgagttcacaagtga